One Setaria viridis chromosome 7, Setaria_viridis_v4.0, whole genome shotgun sequence genomic region harbors:
- the LOC117864986 gene encoding desmethyl-deoxy-podophyllotoxin synthase yields the protein MELLTLYAVSLATVILVLIWFQKPGVRSNTGDKSKPKKRLPPGPWTLPIIGSIHHVMGGLGHRTMMELSRRHGPLMFLRLGEVPTLVVSSAEAAELVMKTHDLAFCSRPTTSVTIDIVGCKGKGIGFAPYGDRWRHMKKIVVMELLCAAQVKRIESIRAEEVGRLLRSVAAGSRAGVVNISEEVKALAPDLVAMAMFGGKCAEKSDFVIQYDEVSKLVSGFFPVDFFPSSRLVRWLSIGERRLVRSYGRIQRIIASTIESRKAAKNGACSPDQEDLLGVMLRLQEDDSLTFPLTSEIIGAVMFDIFGGATTTIGSTLEWAMSELMKKPEAMEKAQQEVRKVLGGSRGVITNTDLVGLSYMRMVIKEVLRLHPPNPLLVPRESREDCEILGYYVPKGTKVLVNAFAISRDPRYWDNPEAFNPERFENSNIDYKGTNFEFTPFGSGRRQCPAIMFGTSTLEVALANLLYHFDWMLPDGLSPELMDMSEKYGMGVSKKLDLHLRAIPCVHSSAA from the exons ATGGAGCTTTTAACCTTGTATgctgtttctctagccacagtAATTCTTGTACTCATTTGGTTTCAAAAGCCTGGAGTGAGATCCAATACCGGCGACAAAAGCAAGCCCAAGAAGCGACTGCCGCCTGGGCCATGGACCCTTCCGATCATCGGCAGCATTCACCACGTCATGGGCGGCCTCGGACACCGCACAATGATGGAGCTGTCTCGCCGCCATGGCCCCCTGATGTTCCTCAGGCTTGGGGAGGTTCCCACCCTTGTGGTATCCAgcgccgaggcggcggagctggtGATGAAGACCCACGACCTCGCCTTCTGCTCTCGGCCGACGACCAGCGTCACCATCGACATCGTCGGCTGCAAAGGGAAGGGAATCGGCTTCGCCCCCTACGGCGACCGCTGGCGTCACATGAAGAAGATTGTCGTCATGGAGCTTCTTTGCGCCGCGCAGGTGAAGCGCATCGAGTCCATCAGGGCTGAGGAGGTCGGCCGCCTCCTCCGATCAGTCGCCGCCGGATCCAGAGCCGGTGTCGTGAACATCAGCGAGGAGGTGAAAGCGCTAGCACCAGACCTCGTAGCCATGGCCATGTTCGGCGGCAAGTGCGCGGAGAAGTCCGACTTCGTCATCCAGTATGACGAAGTCAGCAAACTGGTGTCCGGATTCTTCCCTGTGGACTTCTTCCCGTCCTCAAGGCTGGTGCGGTGGCTGAGCatcggcgagcgccgcctcgtgAGGAGCTACGGCCGCATCCAGCGCATCATTGCGAGTACCATCGAGAGCCGCAAAGCTGCCAAAAATGGGGCCTGCAGCCCCGATCAAGAGGATCTGCTGGGCGTGATGCTCAGGCTGCAGGAGGATGATTCACTTACTTTCCCTCTAACCTCGGAGATTATAGGCGCTGTCATGTTT GATATTTTTGGAGGTGCCACAACCACCATAGGATCCACTTTGGAGTGGGCTATGTCGGAGCTCATGAAAAAGCCGGAGGCCATGGAAAAGGCACAACAAGAGGTTCGCAAAGTTCTAGGTGGATCACGAGGTGTCATCACTAACACTGACCTTGTTGGACTGAGCTACATGCGTATGGTTATCAAGGAGGTTCTTAGGTTGCATCCTCCCAACCCTCTACTTGTTCCCCGTGAGTCAAGAGAGGATTGTGAAATATTGGGTTATTACGTTCCCAAAGGCACCAAGGTACTTGTCAATGCATTTGCGATTTCTCGGGATCCAAGATACTGGGACAACCCTGAAGCTTTTAATCCAGAGAGGTTTGAGAACAGCAATATTGATTACAAAGGAACAAATTTTGAGTTCACGCCCTTTGGGTCTGGTCGACGACAGTGCCCTGCGATAATGTTTGGCACATCCACTTTGGAGGTTGCATTGGCAAACCTTCTCTACCACTTTGACTGGATGCTTCCTGATGGACTGAGCCCAGAGTTGATGGACATGTCTGAGAAATACGGGATGGGGGTAAGCAAAAAGTTGGACCTGCATTTGAGAGCCATCCCATGTGTACACTCCAGTGCTGCATAG